In Nerophis ophidion isolate RoL-2023_Sa linkage group LG03, RoL_Noph_v1.0, whole genome shotgun sequence, the following are encoded in one genomic region:
- the LOC133549903 gene encoding insulinoma-associated protein 2, translating to MPRGFLVKRNRRSSASYRLRNNPKPETCNKDGHHREEVEVTTPQNVWCVPGTDALLPVSCEASTEAWNLNVESALEAEADRRRAHLPYNEEHRRDIDVLTPECDFSCFFPPPPLQGSPLMDACSPVKPVGARLPEQHECERSQPLFTDTPFPASIERLFASKDSAMVTGERLNRHNRTSAGNPCKKPKTNRKLNFEDEVTTSPVLGLRIKKESPEVRKQHRHKSAAPNGSQPLGEFICQLCKEEYSDPLSLAQHRCSRIVRVEYRCPECDKVFSCPANLASHRRWHKPRPANNPAGERSAKEFKVDGKENELLCVADGNSPAQPDSSPPFNQGESPPPGLLMLNANPYGPSLPPAPPPFAPVVAEEEAYDCRYCGKKFRRQAYLKKHVAAAHEMTARAPSPYQQSRQVCACQLCGARFPSADIRDKHRVWHTVTGELLGGGLRADVYGGSREQQILTCKYCPSTFLSSPQLTRHISKAHPGENLHVMMHMAVRN from the coding sequence ATGCCGCGAGGGTTCTTAGTGAAGAGGAACCGTAGAAGCTCGGCGTCATATCGACTGAGAAACAACCCCAAACCCGAGACGTGCAATAAGGACGGACACCACCGCGAGGAGGTTGAAGTGACCACGCCGCAGAACGTCTGGTGTGTCCCGGGGACGGATGCCCTACTCCCGGTGTCTTGCGAGGCTTCCACGGAGGCGTGGAACCTAAACGTGGAGTCCGCTCTGGAGGCAGAGGCGGACCGGCGGCGCGCACATTTACCGTACAACGAGGAGCACCGGAGAGACATTGACGTTCTCACTCCTGAGTGTGACTTCTCCTGCTTCTTTCCACCTCCACCTCTACAGGGCTCGCCTCTAATGGACGCCTGTAGCCCGGTCAAGCCGGTCGGGGCGAGACTACCGGAGCAGCACGAGTGCGAAAGAAGTCAGCCGTTATTTACCGACACGCCGTTTCCTGCTTCCATTGAGAGGCTTTTTGCGAGTAAAGACTCCGCCATGGTGACCGGAGAGAGACTGAACCGACACAACAGAACTTCGGCGGGAAACCCGTGTAAGAAACCCAAAACGAACCGGAAACTTAACTTCGAGGACGAGGTCACGACTTCGCCCGTTTTAGGTCTGCGCATCAAGAAAGAAAGCCCGGAAGTGAGGAAGCAGCACCGGCACAAGTCCGCCGCTCCGAACGGAAGTCAACCGCTCGGAGAGTTCATCTGCCAGCTGTGTAAGGAGGAGTACTCCGACCCGCTCTCCCTCGCGCAGCACCGGTGCTCGCGCATCGTCCGCGTGGAGTACCGCTGTCCCGAGTGCGACAAAGTCTTCAGTTGTCCGGCCAACCTGGCCTCGCACCGCCGCTGGCACAAACCGCGTCCAGCCAACAACCCGGCGGGGGAGAGGAGCGCCAAAGAGTTCAAAGTGGACGGGAAAGAGAACGAGCTGCTGTGCGTCGCGGACGGAAACAGCCCCGCGCAGCCGGACTCGTCGCCTCCGTTCAACCAGGGGGAAAGCCCACCGCCGGGGCTCCTTATGCTGAACGCCAACCCTTACGGGCCGTCGCTACCGCCCGCGCCTCCGCCGTTCGCCCCGGTGGTGGCGGAAGAAGAGGCGTACGACTGTCGCTACTGCGGCAAGAAGTTCCGGCGGCAAGCTTACCTGAAGAAGCACGTGGCGGCCGCGCACGAGATGACCGCTCGAGCTCCCTCGCCGTACCAGCAGAGCCGTCAGGTGTGCGCGTGTCAGCTGTGCGGCGCGCGCTTCCCGTCAGCCGACATCCGGGACAAGCACCGGGTATGGCACACCGTGACCGGCGAACTGCTGGGAGGGGGACTCCGGGCGGATGTGTATGGCGGAAGCCGGGAGCAGCAGATTCTCACGTGCAAATATTGTCCGTCCACGTTCCTGAGTTCGCCACAGCTCACGAGGCACATCAGCAAGGCTCATCCAGGGGAGAACCTGCACGTCATGATGCACATGGCGGTGAGGAACTGA